In Alistipes ihumii AP11, a genomic segment contains:
- a CDS encoding RnfABCDGE type electron transport complex subunit D: MEKKLIVSPSPHIHGAMTTRRLMKDVVIALIPALIVATIVYGTSALIVTGVSVAACVAFEYLIQRFMLKGPVTIGDYSAVVTGLLLGFNLPNSLPIWIVLIGALVAVGVGKMSFGGLGRNPFNPALVGRVFLLISFPAQMTSYVTPSGVDSLSGASIPVEISAEMSVDAVSGPTLLGYVKEALAGGQTTADLTDRLNSYGDMLLGFRSGSLGEIAALALLLGGIYLLCRRVITWHIPVAVLGSMTVFSGILWVADPLHYMNPLFHLLTGGALLGALFMATDYVTSPMTSRGMLIYGAGIGIITILIRVWGAYPEGMSFAILIMNAVVPLINKYVKPKRFGAAAVR, from the coding sequence GCTGATTCCTGCGCTGATCGTCGCTACGATCGTCTACGGGACGAGCGCCCTGATCGTGACGGGAGTGTCGGTGGCAGCCTGCGTAGCGTTCGAGTATCTGATCCAACGCTTCATGCTGAAAGGTCCCGTCACCATCGGCGACTACTCGGCCGTCGTGACGGGCCTGTTGCTCGGATTCAACCTGCCCAACTCGCTTCCTATCTGGATCGTGCTGATCGGCGCTTTGGTAGCCGTCGGAGTAGGAAAAATGTCATTCGGGGGGTTGGGAAGAAATCCGTTCAATCCGGCGCTCGTGGGACGGGTTTTCCTGCTGATCTCGTTTCCCGCTCAAATGACCAGTTATGTGACTCCGTCCGGAGTCGACTCGCTGTCCGGAGCTTCGATTCCGGTAGAGATCAGCGCCGAGATGAGCGTCGATGCCGTATCGGGACCGACGCTGCTCGGCTATGTAAAAGAAGCGCTTGCCGGCGGTCAGACGACGGCCGATCTGACGGACCGTCTGAATTCTTACGGAGACATGCTGCTGGGCTTCCGCAGCGGGTCGCTGGGCGAAATAGCGGCTTTGGCATTGCTGCTCGGCGGCATCTACTTGCTTTGCCGCCGGGTCATCACCTGGCATATCCCGGTAGCCGTGCTCGGATCGATGACCGTTTTCTCCGGCATTCTATGGGTTGCCGATCCTCTGCACTACATGAATCCGCTCTTCCATCTGCTGACGGGAGGCGCTTTGCTCGGCGCCCTGTTCATGGCCACCGATTACGTAACCTCGCCGATGACGTCGCGGGGCATGCTGATCTACGGAGCGGGGATCGGGATCATCACGATTCTGATCCGCGTATGGGGCGCCTATCCGGAAGGCATGTCTTTCGCTATTCTGATTATGAACGCCGTCGTGCCGCTGATCAACAAGTATGTCAAGCCGAAGCGCTTCGGAGCCGCTGCGGTCCGGTAA
- a CDS encoding RnfABCDGE type electron transport complex subunit G, producing the protein MVLTLLAITFVSAAAVGTIYEITQEPIAAAKSAKIGSAVALVVPPFDNNPDETKTIDSLDGKTVTVYTALSGQDTVGYAIETFSNSGFGGEIRLMVGFLPDGTIHRVETLSHNETPGLGDKIDRSKSDFSVQFEGKNPRTFRLAVRKDGGDVDAITASTISSRAYADALTRAYHVFESIHQTGTSHE; encoded by the coding sequence ATGGTTCTTACGCTGCTGGCCATCACCTTCGTTTCGGCGGCGGCCGTGGGAACGATCTACGAGATCACCCAAGAGCCCATCGCCGCAGCCAAGAGCGCGAAGATCGGCAGTGCGGTCGCGCTGGTCGTGCCGCCGTTCGACAACAATCCGGACGAGACGAAAACGATCGACTCGCTGGACGGCAAGACCGTTACGGTCTATACGGCCCTGTCGGGACAGGACACGGTCGGATATGCGATCGAGACATTTTCCAACAGCGGATTCGGCGGTGAAATCCGCCTGATGGTAGGATTCCTTCCCGACGGTACGATTCACCGGGTCGAAACGCTGTCCCACAACGAGACGCCCGGACTCGGCGACAAGATCGACCGCAGCAAGTCGGACTTCTCGGTCCAGTTCGAGGGGAAGAATCCCCGAACGTTCCGGCTGGCCGTCCGAAAGGACGGAGGCGATGTAGACGCTATCACGGCCTCTACGATCTCATCGCGGGCATATGCCGACGCGCTGACGCGCGCCTATCATGTTTTCGAGTCGATACATCAAACGGGAACGAGCCATGAGTAA
- a CDS encoding RnfABCDGE type electron transport complex subunit E, translating to MSKLQILIKGLIRENPTFVLLLGMCPTLGTTTSALNGMGMGAATLFVLTLSNIVISMIKNVVPDKVRIPAFIVVIASFVTVVQLCMEAYMPDLYKTLGVYIPLIVVNCIILGRAEAFASKNGVLDSALDGLGIGLGFTLSLTLLGAVRELLGAGAIFGHKLIAGDGMLVFILAPGAFIALAYLMTIFNKLTAKHKQG from the coding sequence ATGAGTAAACTGCAAATTCTGATCAAGGGTCTGATTCGGGAAAATCCGACTTTCGTGCTGCTGCTCGGCATGTGCCCGACGCTCGGCACGACCACTTCGGCCCTGAACGGCATGGGCATGGGAGCGGCCACGCTGTTCGTCCTGACGTTGTCGAACATCGTCATATCGATGATCAAAAACGTCGTCCCGGACAAGGTACGCATTCCGGCTTTCATCGTCGTGATCGCATCGTTCGTCACGGTGGTCCAGCTCTGTATGGAGGCTTACATGCCCGACCTGTACAAGACATTGGGCGTTTACATCCCTCTGATCGTTGTCAACTGCATCATTCTGGGGCGCGCCGAAGCGTTCGCCTCGAAAAACGGAGTGCTCGACTCGGCATTGGACGGTTTGGGCATCGGCCTGGGTTTCACGCTGTCGCTGACGCTCCTCGGAGCCGTCCGAGAACTGCTGGGAGCCGGAGCGATTTTCGGCCATAAACTCATCGCGGGCGACGGCATGCTGGTCTTCATTCTGGCTCCCGGAGCGTTCATCGCGCTGGCCTACCTGATGACGATCTTCAACAAACTGACGGCTAAACACAAACAAGGATAG